Proteins encoded in a region of the Flavobacterium sp. PMTSA4 genome:
- the glgB gene encoding 1,4-alpha-glucan branching protein GlgB, whose product MNQVQVHSLFTEFDINLFKAGKHFKLYEKLGAHVTEVNGVKGVYFAVWAPAARSVSVVGDFNYWIQGEHILNVRWDGSGIWEGFIPGVDKGTTYKYKIQSNNNGIITEKADPFALYCEHPPQTASVIWDLEYKWKDKKWMDSRKDKNGLDKPFSVYEVHLGSWRRNGDGKFLTYVEMAEQLVAYVKETGFTHVEFMPVMEYPYDPSWGYQLVGYFAPTSRFGKPQDFMLLVDKLHQAGIGVILDWVPSHFPEDAHGLGFFDGSNLYEHPDRRKGFHPDWKSLVFNYGRNEVRSFLISNAIFWLSQYHVDGLRVDAVASMLYLDYSRKDGEWEPNIYGGRENLDTISFLKDFNEAVYSNFPDVQTIAEESTSFPMVSRPTFLGGLGFGMKWMMGWMHDTLQYFKKEPVYRRFHQNDLTFSMTYAFTENFMLPLSHDEVVYGKKSILGRMPGDEWQRFANLRLLYGYMFTHPGTNLLFMGAEFGQSSEWNFEGSLDWHLLQYGFHKGIKNCITDLNTLYKDNPAFYEKQFSVEGFEWINYSDAENAVLSYIRKGTNEKENMIVVCNFTPVVRTNYRIGLTTKGKLTEIFNSDNKEYGGSGVSNPKAIKIDKTPWNWKDYSAEITLPPLGVTVFKIS is encoded by the coding sequence ATGAATCAAGTACAAGTACATTCGCTTTTTACAGAATTTGATATTAATTTATTCAAAGCAGGAAAACATTTTAAGCTTTATGAAAAACTAGGTGCGCATGTTACCGAAGTGAATGGAGTGAAAGGAGTTTATTTTGCGGTTTGGGCACCAGCGGCACGGTCGGTTTCGGTGGTTGGTGATTTTAATTACTGGATTCAAGGCGAGCATATTTTGAATGTCAGATGGGATGGTTCTGGAATTTGGGAAGGGTTTATTCCTGGAGTAGATAAAGGAACGACGTATAAATATAAAATTCAGTCGAATAATAACGGGATTATTACTGAGAAAGCCGATCCGTTTGCTTTGTATTGCGAGCATCCGCCACAAACAGCTTCGGTTATTTGGGATTTGGAGTATAAGTGGAAGGACAAAAAATGGATGGACAGCCGAAAGGATAAGAATGGTTTGGACAAACCTTTTTCGGTATATGAAGTGCATCTTGGTTCGTGGCGCAGGAATGGTGATGGAAAGTTTTTGACGTATGTTGAAATGGCGGAGCAATTGGTTGCCTATGTAAAGGAAACTGGTTTTACGCATGTGGAGTTTATGCCTGTGATGGAATATCCTTATGATCCATCATGGGGTTATCAGTTGGTGGGTTATTTTGCGCCAACATCACGATTTGGAAAGCCGCAGGATTTTATGCTTTTGGTAGATAAATTACACCAAGCAGGAATTGGAGTGATTTTGGATTGGGTGCCGTCGCATTTTCCTGAAGATGCGCATGGTTTGGGCTTTTTTGATGGTTCAAACTTATATGAGCATCCCGATAGACGAAAAGGTTTTCATCCGGATTGGAAGAGTTTAGTTTTTAATTATGGACGAAATGAAGTACGTTCGTTTTTGATAAGTAATGCGATATTTTGGTTAAGTCAATATCATGTTGATGGACTGCGCGTTGATGCTGTAGCTTCGATGTTGTATTTAGACTATTCTAGAAAAGATGGCGAATGGGAACCTAATATATATGGCGGAAGAGAAAACTTGGATACCATTAGTTTCTTAAAAGATTTTAACGAAGCTGTGTATTCTAATTTTCCAGATGTGCAAACTATAGCCGAAGAAAGCACCAGTTTCCCGATGGTTTCTAGACCAACTTTTCTTGGAGGATTAGGATTTGGGATGAAATGGATGATGGGTTGGATGCACGATACGTTACAATACTTCAAAAAAGAACCAGTTTACCGTCGTTTTCATCAAAATGATTTGACTTTTTCGATGACGTATGCGTTTACAGAGAATTTTATGTTGCCGTTATCGCATGATGAAGTAGTTTATGGAAAAAAATCGATTTTAGGAAGAATGCCTGGCGATGAATGGCAGCGTTTTGCAAATCTTCGTTTGTTGTATGGTTATATGTTTACGCATCCTGGAACGAATTTGTTATTTATGGGTGCTGAATTTGGACAAAGTAGCGAATGGAATTTTGAAGGAAGTTTGGATTGGCATTTGCTGCAATATGGTTTTCATAAAGGAATAAAAAATTGCATCACGGATTTGAATACTTTGTATAAAGACAATCCTGCGTTTTATGAGAAGCAATTTTCAGTAGAAGGTTTTGAATGGATTAACTATTCAGATGCTGAAAATGCGGTTTTGAGTTACATCAGAAAAGGAACTAACGAAAAAGAGAATATGATTGTGGTTTGTAATTTCACTCCAGTGGTACGAACCAATTACCGTATTGGACTGACTACTAAAGGTAAACTAACAGAAATATTTAACTCGGATAACAAAGAATATGGTGGAAGCGGAGTTTCAAATCCAAAAGCGATAAAGATTGATAAAACACCTTGGAACTGGAAAGATTACTCAGCTGAGATTACTTTGCCACCATTAGGCGTTACTGTTTTCAAGATTTCTTAA